One region of Citrus sinensis cultivar Valencia sweet orange chromosome 6, DVS_A1.0, whole genome shotgun sequence genomic DNA includes:
- the LOC102623946 gene encoding uncharacterized protein LOC102623946 isoform X1, which produces MDKSWMSSNRQSIAYEKGVASFIKYAIKNSDNPNFIRCPCEKCVNMIYRTPREVVDHLFVNGIDGSYKDWSWHGEKTTFSCEDHYNDQNTNNDFAATVEMVHDAFRYCDNDVESLRDLLEDAEKPLYPGCSKYTKLSGLLKLYNVKGRYGWSDKSFSELLICLQDIFPEDNLLPLSIYEAKKTMSVLGVQYEKIHACPNDCILYRKNYENLVECPSCGQSRWKNQSKHIDKKKLKVPAKVLWYFPIVPRLRRLFQSPETAKDLTWHAHGRENDGMLRHPADSPSWKLVDKLWPDFASEIRNVRFALCSDGINPFGTLSSQYSCWPVILVNYNLPPWLCMKRKFLMLSLLISGPRQPGNDIDVYLAPLIDDLKILWDVGIEAYDASKQESFILRAMLMWTISDFPAYGNLSGCVTKGYYACPICKEGTAAQWLSHSNKMVYMGHRRFLPRGHSFRDKTRVFNNKVETEFPPKPLTGEQILKMVDGINCTYGKNKKKMKRKKGVSSVKGDVKVCYKKKSIFFELVYWKHLLVRHQLDVMHIEKNVCESIYGTLLNIPGKTKDGLKARLDLVELKIRPELTPKNEGSSTVLPPACFTLSREEKMKFCQTLVDIKVAEGYCSNLKNLVSMSDLKLHGLKSHDCHVLMQQILPLAIRSILPEHVRCAIIRLCFFFNSLCTNVVDPNKLDQLQLDIVETLCVLEKTFMPCFFDIMIHLTVHLVEEVRLCGPVCLRWMYPFEREMKPLKGYVRNRNRPEGCIAQCYMVEEAMEFCADFLSVLNAIGNPPGQKDMILIEKPLTSGVMVEVRHELLEQAHRYVLQNTAEVQPYIEMCESENNAYGGENNDSDPLDLNGRPSRGITKKASVFKRQSNSGQIVVEYNERGIPCGAEAIDMDQTIGMLARQVIPIVYNDWRKVPQIYKEELWKYIQKLFKVDVCSKKQVIMQMGTAHRQFRHNLYVTYIVPNKHNRRELQKPPLNYQYIKDHHWKEFVDQKLSHNFEEQRRRAQDARKQNQYNHSLGSGGYKRVVKKIMKETGLSELQIDRSILWKEGRKSKSGEFKSEALPIVNKIDNLAREVKKGVMKVEGRDDILAKALGKPPVTGHMQGLGKFITASMYFDTVKTNCSINAEGNIFQETLCEINSQLKHISAHLNVSGKDSEGVSSNMKISGKKVGQQLDIDAVSSDNDDEDDLNEKQLKKRAYNVIENEESKKRAINVEEESDSHKAMPPVGIEEASPDYKILCHGDETIIRMKISEDIEHILSQAEEHSRILKMKRCEEIERFLTMAQELLRFQGKKVYFEDLIYGQCDINTYITIEDCSVLAYFEELTVNCLMIWTMKLYEELKKIGMTMKYKFINPAAVSLSGRANTNKSRIDRTKIIVSQLEGIQSGQLCFMPYNPKFHWVLIVIDMDSNTIYYLDPMRQPMHMDLRLLLNNAMARLNVKESASSNKVKVNWATVKAPRQPGNVECGFYVMSYMQDIIADNSVLKEDFFGKKTYNEEEIDEIRKEWASFVLEKL; this is translated from the exons ATGGATAAATCATGGATGTCATCCAATAGGCAGTCCATTGCTTATGAAAAAGGGGTTGCCAGCTTTATTAAGTATGCCATTAAAAATTCTGATAACCCTAACTTTATAAGGTGTCCATGTGAAAAATGTGTGAACATGATATATCGAACACCTCGAGAGGTAGTAGATCATCTATTTGTGAATGGTATTGATGGAAGTTACAAAGATTGGTCTTGGCATGGAGAGAAGACAACATTCTCATGCGAAGACCACtataatgaccaaaatacCAACAATGACTTTGCTGCCACTGTTGAAATGGTGCATGATGCATTTAGATATTGTGATAATGATGTTGAGTCATTGAGGGATTTATTAGAAGATGCTGAGAAGCCTTTATATCCTGGTTGTAGTAAATATACAAAGTTATCTGGTTTGTTGAAATTATACAATGTAAAAGGGAGATATGGGTGGTCAGATAAAAGTTTTTCAGAATTGCTCATTTGTCTTCAAGATATTTTTCCAGAAGATAATCTATTACCTTTATCAATTTATGAGGCTAAAAAAACAATGAGTGTATTGGGTGTGCAGTATGAGAAAATACATGCATGTCCTAATGATTGTATTCTCTATCGAAAGAACTACGAGAATCTTGTTGAATGCCCTTCTTGTGGGCAATCAAGATGGAAGAATCAAAGTAAGCacatagataaaaaaaaactgaaggTTCCTGCAAAAGTCCTGTGGTATTTTCCTATCGTTCCTAGGTTGAGACGCTTGTTTCAATCTCCTGAAACTGCAAAAGACTTAACTTGGCATGCACATGGTAGAGAAAATGATGGTATGCTTCGTCATCCTGCTGACTCTCCTTCATGGAAATTAGTTGACAAATTATGGCCTGATTTTGCCTCTGAGATTAGAAATGTTAGGTTTGCTCTTTGTTCTGATGGGATCAATCCTTTTGGTACCCTCAGTAGCCAGTATAGTTGCTGGCCAGTTATACTTGTTAATTATAACCTTCCACCTTGGTTGTGCATGAAAAGAAAGTTCTTGATGTTGTCTTTGTTGATCTCTGGGCCGCGACAACCCGGAAATGATATTGATGTTTACTTAGCAccattgattgatgatttgaaaattttatgggATGTGGGCATTGAAGCCTATGATGCGAGTAAGCAAGAGTCTTTCATTTTACGTGCCATGTTAATGTGGACTATAAGCGACTTCCCTGCATATGGTAATTTATCTGGTTGTGTTACAAAGGGATACTATGCTTGTCCAATTTGCAAGGAAGGAACTGCTGCACAGTGGCTGTCGCATAGTAATAAAATGGTATATATGGGCCACCGACGATTTCTTCCACGTGGTCATTCTTTTAGAGACAAAACAAGAGTATTTAACAATAAGGTAGAGACTGAGTTCCCTCCTAAACCATTGACTGGTGAGCAAATTTTAAAGATGGTTGATGGCATTAACTGCACATATgggaagaacaagaaaaaaatgaaacgaaAAAAGGGGGTAAGTAGTGTAAAAGGTGATGTGAAGGTGTgttataaaaagaaatcaattttttttgagcTTGTGTATTGGAAACATTTACTTGTTCGACATCAATTAGATGTGAtgcatattgaaaaaaatgtatgTGAGAGCATTTATGGCACTCTATTAAATATTCCGGGTAAGACTAAAGATGGTCTTAAAGCAAGATTAGATCTTGTAGAGTTAAAGATTAGGCCTGAGTTAACTCCAAAAAATGAGGGAAGTAGTACAGTTTTACCACCAGCTTGTTTCACATTAAGCAGAGAGGAGAAAATGAAGTTTTGTCAAACCTTAGTAGATATCAAAGTCGCTGAAGGATATTGTTCAAACTTGAAAAATCTTGTATCTATGTCAGATTTGAAGCTTCATGGATTAAAATCTCATGATTGTCATGTCCTAATGCAACAAATCTTACCCTTAGCAATAAGGTCAATTTTACCAGAACATGTTAGATGTGCCATCATAAGACTTtgctttttcttcaattctttgtgCACTAATGTCGTTGACCCAAATAAGCTTGATCAATTACAACTTGACATCGTTGAAACTCTGTGTGTGTTGGAAAAAACCTTTATGCCTTGCTTTTTCGACATCATGATTCATTTGACTGTTCACCTAGTAGAAGAAGTTAGGCTTTGTGGTCCGGTGTGTCTTAGGTGGATGTACCCATTTGAAAGGGAAATGAAACCTTTGAAAGGTTATGTCCGTAATCGCAACCGTCCTGAAGGATGCATAGCTCAGTGTTACATGGTTGAAGAAGCAATGGAATTTTGTGCTGATTTCCTATCAGTTTTAAATGCAATTGGAAATCCCCCTGGACAAAAAGACATGATATTAATTGAAAAGCCTTTAACAAGTGGAGTAATGGTAGAAGTTCGTCATGAACTGTTGGAGCAAGCACATCGTTATGTGTTACAAAACACAGCAGAGGTTCAACCTTATATTGA AATGTGTGAATCAGAAAACAatgcttatggtggtgaaaataatgatagtgATCCATTGGATCTTAATGGTCGACCTTCAAGAGGAATCACTAAAAAAGCTAGTGTATTTAAAAGACAATCAAATAGTGGTCAGATCGTGGTTGAATATAATGAAAGAGGAATTCCTTGTGGAGCTGAGGCCATTGACATGGACCAAACTATTGGTATGTTGGCACGTCAAGTGATACCTATCGTGTACAATGATTGGCGTAAAGTTCCTCAAATTTACAAAGAAGAGTTATGGAAATACATCCAG AAACTATTTAAAGTGGATGTATGCTCCAAAAAACAAGTTATCATGCAAATGGGAACAGCACATAGACAGTTTCGTCACAACTTGTATGTCACTTATATTGTCCCGAACAAGCATAATCGTAGAGAATTACAGAAACCGCCATTGAACTATCAGTATATCAAAGATCATCATTGGAAAGAGTTTGTGGATCAAAAACTATCACATAATTTTGAG GAGCAACGGAGAAGAGCACAAGATGCTCGAAAGCAGAACCAGTATAATCATAGCTTGGGTTCTGGTGGTTATAAGAGGGTAGTTAAGAAAATT ATGAAAGAGACAGGCCTATCTGAATTACAAATTGATAGAAGCATTTTATGGAAAGAGGGACGCAAAAGCAAGTCTGGAGAGTTTAAATCTGAAGCATTACCCATTGTTAATAAGATT GATAATTTGGCTAGGGAAGTAAAGAAAGGAGTAATGAAAGTTGAGGGAAGGGATGATATTCTTGCTAAAGCATTAGGCAAACCTCCTGTTACTGGCCATATGCAAGGCTTAGGGAAGTTTATTACTGCTTCAATGTACTTTGATACTGTGAAAACTAATTGTTCAATAAATGCAGAAGGAAACATTTTTCAAGAGACATTATGTGAAATTAACAGTCAACTAAAACATATTTCTGCACATTTGAATGTAAGTGGCAAGGATTCTGAAGGTGTGAGTTCTAATATGAAGATTAGTGGTAAGAAGGTTGGCCAGCAATTAGATATAGATGCTGTCTCCTCAGATAATGATGAT GAAGATGATTTGAATGAAAAACAGCTTAAAAAAAGAGCTTACAATGTCATTGAAAATGAGGAAAGCAAAAAAAGAGCGATCAATGTGGAAGAAGAAAGTGACAGTCATAAAGCCATGCCGCCTGTTGGCATTGAAGAAGCCTCCCCAGATTATAAAATCTTATGCCAT GGTGATGAAACCATTATACGGATGAAGATTAGTGAAGATATTGAACACATTCTTTCTCAGGCAGAAGAGCATTCTAGAAttctgaaaatgaaaagatgcGAAGAAATTGAACGGTTTCTTACCATGGCACAAGAGCTTCTTAGGTTTCAAGGAAAGAAAGTATATTTTGAGGATTTGATTTATGGACAATGTGATATCAACACATACATAACGATAGAGGATTGTAGTGTGTTGGCATACTTCGAGGAGTTGACAGTGAATTGTCTCATGATATGGACAAT GAAGTTATATGAGGAACTAAAGAAGATTGGGATGACGATGAAgtataaattcataaatccAGCTGCTGTCTCGCTTTCTGGTCGAGCAAATACCAATAAATCTCGAATTGATAGAACGAAAATCATTGTATCCCAATTGGAAGGAATTCAATCTGGACAGTTATGCTTCATGCCTTATAATCCTAA ATTTCATTGGGTCCTTATTGTTATTGACATGGATTCTAATACAATATACTATTTGGATCCAATGCGACAACCAATGCATATGGATCTAAGGCTTCTTTTGAATAA TGCCATGGCAAGACTTAATGTTAAAGAATCAGCTTCAAGTAATAAAGTTAAAGTTAATTGGGCTACAGTGAAg gcacCGAGACAACCCGGCAATGTCGAATGCGGGTTTTATGTCATGTCCTATATGCAAGATATCATTGCTGATAACAGTGTTCTAAAAGAAGAT TTCTTTGGAAAGAAAACTTATAATGAAGAAGAGATTGATGAAATCCGTAAGGAGTGGGCATCCTTTGTCTTGGAAAAGTTGTGA
- the LOC102623946 gene encoding uncharacterized protein LOC102623946 isoform X4, with the protein MVYMGHRRFLPRGHSFRDKTRVFNNKVETEFPPKPLTGEQILKMVDGINCTYGKNKKKMKRKKGVSSVKGDVKVCYKKKSIFFELVYWKHLLVRHQLDVMHIEKNVCESIYGTLLNIPGKTKDGLKARLDLVELKIRPELTPKNEGSSTVLPPACFTLSREEKMKFCQTLVDIKVAEGYCSNLKNLVSMSDLKLHGLKSHDCHVLMQQILPLAIRSILPEHVRCAIIRLCFFFNSLCTNVVDPNKLDQLQLDIVETLCVLEKTFMPCFFDIMIHLTVHLVEEVRLCGPVCLRWMYPFEREMKPLKGYVRNRNRPEGCIAQCYMVEEAMEFCADFLSVLNAIGNPPGQKDMILIEKPLTSGVMVEVRHELLEQAHRYVLQNTAEVQPYIEMCESENNAYGGENNDSDPLDLNGRPSRGITKKASVFKRQSNSGQIVVEYNERGIPCGAEAIDMDQTIGMLARQVIPIVYNDWRKVPQIYKEELWKYIQKLFKVDVCSKKQVIMQMGTAHRQFRHNLYVTYIVPNKHNRRELQKPPLNYQYIKDHHWKEFVDQKLSHNFEEQRRRAQDARKQNQYNHSLGSGGYKRVVKKIMKETGLSELQIDRSILWKEGRKSKSGEFKSEALPIVNKIDNLAREVKKGVMKVEGRDDILAKALGKPPVTGHMQGLGKFITASMYFDTVKTNCSINAEGNIFQETLCEINSQLKHISAHLNVSGKDSEGVSSNMKISGKKVGQQLDIDAVSSDNDDEDDLNEKQLKKRAYNVIENEESKKRAINVEEESDSHKAMPPVGIEEASPDYKILCHGDETIIRMKISEDIEHILSQAEEHSRILKMKRCEEIERFLTMAQELLRFQGKKVYFEDLIYGQCDINTYITIEDCSVLAYFEELTVNCLMIWTMKLYEELKKIGMTMKYKFINPAAVSLSGRANTNKSRIDRTKIIVSQLEGIQSGQLCFMPYNPKFHWVLIVIDMDSNTIYYLDPMRQPMHMDLRLLLNNAMARLNVKESASSNKVKVNWATVKAPRQPGNVECGFYVMSYMQDIIADNSVLKEDFFGKKTYNEEEIDEIRKEWASFVLEKL; encoded by the exons ATGGTATATATGGGCCACCGACGATTTCTTCCACGTGGTCATTCTTTTAGAGACAAAACAAGAGTATTTAACAATAAGGTAGAGACTGAGTTCCCTCCTAAACCATTGACTGGTGAGCAAATTTTAAAGATGGTTGATGGCATTAACTGCACATATgggaagaacaagaaaaaaatgaaacgaaAAAAGGGGGTAAGTAGTGTAAAAGGTGATGTGAAGGTGTgttataaaaagaaatcaattttttttgagcTTGTGTATTGGAAACATTTACTTGTTCGACATCAATTAGATGTGAtgcatattgaaaaaaatgtatgTGAGAGCATTTATGGCACTCTATTAAATATTCCGGGTAAGACTAAAGATGGTCTTAAAGCAAGATTAGATCTTGTAGAGTTAAAGATTAGGCCTGAGTTAACTCCAAAAAATGAGGGAAGTAGTACAGTTTTACCACCAGCTTGTTTCACATTAAGCAGAGAGGAGAAAATGAAGTTTTGTCAAACCTTAGTAGATATCAAAGTCGCTGAAGGATATTGTTCAAACTTGAAAAATCTTGTATCTATGTCAGATTTGAAGCTTCATGGATTAAAATCTCATGATTGTCATGTCCTAATGCAACAAATCTTACCCTTAGCAATAAGGTCAATTTTACCAGAACATGTTAGATGTGCCATCATAAGACTTtgctttttcttcaattctttgtgCACTAATGTCGTTGACCCAAATAAGCTTGATCAATTACAACTTGACATCGTTGAAACTCTGTGTGTGTTGGAAAAAACCTTTATGCCTTGCTTTTTCGACATCATGATTCATTTGACTGTTCACCTAGTAGAAGAAGTTAGGCTTTGTGGTCCGGTGTGTCTTAGGTGGATGTACCCATTTGAAAGGGAAATGAAACCTTTGAAAGGTTATGTCCGTAATCGCAACCGTCCTGAAGGATGCATAGCTCAGTGTTACATGGTTGAAGAAGCAATGGAATTTTGTGCTGATTTCCTATCAGTTTTAAATGCAATTGGAAATCCCCCTGGACAAAAAGACATGATATTAATTGAAAAGCCTTTAACAAGTGGAGTAATGGTAGAAGTTCGTCATGAACTGTTGGAGCAAGCACATCGTTATGTGTTACAAAACACAGCAGAGGTTCAACCTTATATTGA AATGTGTGAATCAGAAAACAatgcttatggtggtgaaaataatgatagtgATCCATTGGATCTTAATGGTCGACCTTCAAGAGGAATCACTAAAAAAGCTAGTGTATTTAAAAGACAATCAAATAGTGGTCAGATCGTGGTTGAATATAATGAAAGAGGAATTCCTTGTGGAGCTGAGGCCATTGACATGGACCAAACTATTGGTATGTTGGCACGTCAAGTGATACCTATCGTGTACAATGATTGGCGTAAAGTTCCTCAAATTTACAAAGAAGAGTTATGGAAATACATCCAG AAACTATTTAAAGTGGATGTATGCTCCAAAAAACAAGTTATCATGCAAATGGGAACAGCACATAGACAGTTTCGTCACAACTTGTATGTCACTTATATTGTCCCGAACAAGCATAATCGTAGAGAATTACAGAAACCGCCATTGAACTATCAGTATATCAAAGATCATCATTGGAAAGAGTTTGTGGATCAAAAACTATCACATAATTTTGAG GAGCAACGGAGAAGAGCACAAGATGCTCGAAAGCAGAACCAGTATAATCATAGCTTGGGTTCTGGTGGTTATAAGAGGGTAGTTAAGAAAATT ATGAAAGAGACAGGCCTATCTGAATTACAAATTGATAGAAGCATTTTATGGAAAGAGGGACGCAAAAGCAAGTCTGGAGAGTTTAAATCTGAAGCATTACCCATTGTTAATAAGATT GATAATTTGGCTAGGGAAGTAAAGAAAGGAGTAATGAAAGTTGAGGGAAGGGATGATATTCTTGCTAAAGCATTAGGCAAACCTCCTGTTACTGGCCATATGCAAGGCTTAGGGAAGTTTATTACTGCTTCAATGTACTTTGATACTGTGAAAACTAATTGTTCAATAAATGCAGAAGGAAACATTTTTCAAGAGACATTATGTGAAATTAACAGTCAACTAAAACATATTTCTGCACATTTGAATGTAAGTGGCAAGGATTCTGAAGGTGTGAGTTCTAATATGAAGATTAGTGGTAAGAAGGTTGGCCAGCAATTAGATATAGATGCTGTCTCCTCAGATAATGATGAT GAAGATGATTTGAATGAAAAACAGCTTAAAAAAAGAGCTTACAATGTCATTGAAAATGAGGAAAGCAAAAAAAGAGCGATCAATGTGGAAGAAGAAAGTGACAGTCATAAAGCCATGCCGCCTGTTGGCATTGAAGAAGCCTCCCCAGATTATAAAATCTTATGCCAT GGTGATGAAACCATTATACGGATGAAGATTAGTGAAGATATTGAACACATTCTTTCTCAGGCAGAAGAGCATTCTAGAAttctgaaaatgaaaagatgcGAAGAAATTGAACGGTTTCTTACCATGGCACAAGAGCTTCTTAGGTTTCAAGGAAAGAAAGTATATTTTGAGGATTTGATTTATGGACAATGTGATATCAACACATACATAACGATAGAGGATTGTAGTGTGTTGGCATACTTCGAGGAGTTGACAGTGAATTGTCTCATGATATGGACAAT GAAGTTATATGAGGAACTAAAGAAGATTGGGATGACGATGAAgtataaattcataaatccAGCTGCTGTCTCGCTTTCTGGTCGAGCAAATACCAATAAATCTCGAATTGATAGAACGAAAATCATTGTATCCCAATTGGAAGGAATTCAATCTGGACAGTTATGCTTCATGCCTTATAATCCTAA ATTTCATTGGGTCCTTATTGTTATTGACATGGATTCTAATACAATATACTATTTGGATCCAATGCGACAACCAATGCATATGGATCTAAGGCTTCTTTTGAATAA TGCCATGGCAAGACTTAATGTTAAAGAATCAGCTTCAAGTAATAAAGTTAAAGTTAATTGGGCTACAGTGAAg gcacCGAGACAACCCGGCAATGTCGAATGCGGGTTTTATGTCATGTCCTATATGCAAGATATCATTGCTGATAACAGTGTTCTAAAAGAAGAT TTCTTTGGAAAGAAAACTTATAATGAAGAAGAGATTGATGAAATCCGTAAGGAGTGGGCATCCTTTGTCTTGGAAAAGTTGTGA
- the LOC102623946 gene encoding uncharacterized protein LOC102623946 isoform X5, which translates to MYPFEREMKPLKGYVRNRNRPEGCIAQCYMVEEAMEFCADFLSVLNAIGNPPGQKDMILIEKPLTSGVMVEVRHELLEQAHRYVLQNTAEVQPYIEMCESENNAYGGENNDSDPLDLNGRPSRGITKKASVFKRQSNSGQIVVEYNERGIPCGAEAIDMDQTIGMLARQVIPIVYNDWRKVPQIYKEELWKYIQKLFKVDVCSKKQVIMQMGTAHRQFRHNLYVTYIVPNKHNRRELQKPPLNYQYIKDHHWKEFVDQKLSHNFEEQRRRAQDARKQNQYNHSLGSGGYKRVVKKIMKETGLSELQIDRSILWKEGRKSKSGEFKSEALPIVNKIDNLAREVKKGVMKVEGRDDILAKALGKPPVTGHMQGLGKFITASMYFDTVKTNCSINAEGNIFQETLCEINSQLKHISAHLNVSGKDSEGVSSNMKISGKKVGQQLDIDAVSSDNDDEDDLNEKQLKKRAYNVIENEESKKRAINVEEESDSHKAMPPVGIEEASPDYKILCHGDETIIRMKISEDIEHILSQAEEHSRILKMKRCEEIERFLTMAQELLRFQGKKVYFEDLIYGQCDINTYITIEDCSVLAYFEELTVNCLMIWTMKLYEELKKIGMTMKYKFINPAAVSLSGRANTNKSRIDRTKIIVSQLEGIQSGQLCFMPYNPKFHWVLIVIDMDSNTIYYLDPMRQPMHMDLRLLLNNAMARLNVKESASSNKVKVNWATVKAPRQPGNVECGFYVMSYMQDIIADNSVLKEDFFGKKTYNEEEIDEIRKEWASFVLEKL; encoded by the exons ATGTACCCATTTGAAAGGGAAATGAAACCTTTGAAAGGTTATGTCCGTAATCGCAACCGTCCTGAAGGATGCATAGCTCAGTGTTACATGGTTGAAGAAGCAATGGAATTTTGTGCTGATTTCCTATCAGTTTTAAATGCAATTGGAAATCCCCCTGGACAAAAAGACATGATATTAATTGAAAAGCCTTTAACAAGTGGAGTAATGGTAGAAGTTCGTCATGAACTGTTGGAGCAAGCACATCGTTATGTGTTACAAAACACAGCAGAGGTTCAACCTTATATTGA AATGTGTGAATCAGAAAACAatgcttatggtggtgaaaataatgatagtgATCCATTGGATCTTAATGGTCGACCTTCAAGAGGAATCACTAAAAAAGCTAGTGTATTTAAAAGACAATCAAATAGTGGTCAGATCGTGGTTGAATATAATGAAAGAGGAATTCCTTGTGGAGCTGAGGCCATTGACATGGACCAAACTATTGGTATGTTGGCACGTCAAGTGATACCTATCGTGTACAATGATTGGCGTAAAGTTCCTCAAATTTACAAAGAAGAGTTATGGAAATACATCCAG AAACTATTTAAAGTGGATGTATGCTCCAAAAAACAAGTTATCATGCAAATGGGAACAGCACATAGACAGTTTCGTCACAACTTGTATGTCACTTATATTGTCCCGAACAAGCATAATCGTAGAGAATTACAGAAACCGCCATTGAACTATCAGTATATCAAAGATCATCATTGGAAAGAGTTTGTGGATCAAAAACTATCACATAATTTTGAG GAGCAACGGAGAAGAGCACAAGATGCTCGAAAGCAGAACCAGTATAATCATAGCTTGGGTTCTGGTGGTTATAAGAGGGTAGTTAAGAAAATT ATGAAAGAGACAGGCCTATCTGAATTACAAATTGATAGAAGCATTTTATGGAAAGAGGGACGCAAAAGCAAGTCTGGAGAGTTTAAATCTGAAGCATTACCCATTGTTAATAAGATT GATAATTTGGCTAGGGAAGTAAAGAAAGGAGTAATGAAAGTTGAGGGAAGGGATGATATTCTTGCTAAAGCATTAGGCAAACCTCCTGTTACTGGCCATATGCAAGGCTTAGGGAAGTTTATTACTGCTTCAATGTACTTTGATACTGTGAAAACTAATTGTTCAATAAATGCAGAAGGAAACATTTTTCAAGAGACATTATGTGAAATTAACAGTCAACTAAAACATATTTCTGCACATTTGAATGTAAGTGGCAAGGATTCTGAAGGTGTGAGTTCTAATATGAAGATTAGTGGTAAGAAGGTTGGCCAGCAATTAGATATAGATGCTGTCTCCTCAGATAATGATGAT GAAGATGATTTGAATGAAAAACAGCTTAAAAAAAGAGCTTACAATGTCATTGAAAATGAGGAAAGCAAAAAAAGAGCGATCAATGTGGAAGAAGAAAGTGACAGTCATAAAGCCATGCCGCCTGTTGGCATTGAAGAAGCCTCCCCAGATTATAAAATCTTATGCCAT GGTGATGAAACCATTATACGGATGAAGATTAGTGAAGATATTGAACACATTCTTTCTCAGGCAGAAGAGCATTCTAGAAttctgaaaatgaaaagatgcGAAGAAATTGAACGGTTTCTTACCATGGCACAAGAGCTTCTTAGGTTTCAAGGAAAGAAAGTATATTTTGAGGATTTGATTTATGGACAATGTGATATCAACACATACATAACGATAGAGGATTGTAGTGTGTTGGCATACTTCGAGGAGTTGACAGTGAATTGTCTCATGATATGGACAAT GAAGTTATATGAGGAACTAAAGAAGATTGGGATGACGATGAAgtataaattcataaatccAGCTGCTGTCTCGCTTTCTGGTCGAGCAAATACCAATAAATCTCGAATTGATAGAACGAAAATCATTGTATCCCAATTGGAAGGAATTCAATCTGGACAGTTATGCTTCATGCCTTATAATCCTAA ATTTCATTGGGTCCTTATTGTTATTGACATGGATTCTAATACAATATACTATTTGGATCCAATGCGACAACCAATGCATATGGATCTAAGGCTTCTTTTGAATAA TGCCATGGCAAGACTTAATGTTAAAGAATCAGCTTCAAGTAATAAAGTTAAAGTTAATTGGGCTACAGTGAAg gcacCGAGACAACCCGGCAATGTCGAATGCGGGTTTTATGTCATGTCCTATATGCAAGATATCATTGCTGATAACAGTGTTCTAAAAGAAGAT TTCTTTGGAAAGAAAACTTATAATGAAGAAGAGATTGATGAAATCCGTAAGGAGTGGGCATCCTTTGTCTTGGAAAAGTTGTGA